Proteins co-encoded in one Aspergillus fumigatus Af293 chromosome 6, whole genome shotgun sequence genomic window:
- a CDS encoding xenobiotic compound monooxygenase, DszA family: MGDSAGTASTGRTGQKHILLNAFDMSTVGHLSPGQWKNPNDKSATKRSLEYWIELAKLLERGGINALFLADTFGGHDTYQGKLDECIRRAAQWPVTDPSIPISAMAAVTKHLTFAITSSTSSEAPFLLAKRFSTLDHMTQGRFGWNIVTSYKKAAFKAIGLDSPIEHDERYRQADEYLRVLYKLWEGSWASDAVSPDPTTDSYIDPDKVRTIKHKGKYFTLETPHIVDPSPQRTPFLFQAGTSAAGSEFAATHAEAIFVSSHSPAVLRPKVDRIRQLAAEKGRDPRSIKVFATFTPILGRTDEEARAKYEELKKYASVVGGLVLFSGWTGIDISRIPLDQEITAADSAEAGRIVSILDAFTTTSKDIPRWTPRVVAEKASIGGLGPVAIGSAATVADEMERWIVEADLDGFNIGHVSTPGTFEDVVELLVPELRRRGLYPEQPAQDAEALTARERVYGKGQRGLRADHPGSRYKYDVYEDDA; encoded by the exons ATGGGAGATAGCGCGGGCACTGCTTCCACTGGCCGGACTGGCCAAAAACACATTCTGCTGAATGCATTTGATATGAGCACCGTGGGACACTTGTCCCCCGGCCAATGGAAA AACCCCAACGATAAATCCGCCACCAAGCGCAGCCTGGAGTACTGGATTGAGCTGGCGAAACTTCTCGAGCGGGGCGGAATCAACGCCCTGTTCCTGGCTGATACCTTTGGAGGACATGACACGTACCAGGGGAAGCTGGACGAGTGCATTCGCCGGGCGGCGCAATGGCCCGTGACTGATCCATCGATT CCCATCTCGGCCATGGCCGCAGTGACGAAGCATCTGACCTTTGCCATCACCTCGTCGACCTCCTCCGAGGCCCCGTTCCTGCTGGCCAAGCGGTTTTCGACACTAGACCATATGACACAGGGCCGGTTTGGGTGGAACATCGTGACCTCGTACAAAAAGGCGGCGTTCAAGGCTATCGGGCTGGACAGTCCCATCGAGCATGATGAGCGGTACCGGCAGGCGGACGAATACCTGCGCGTGCTGTACAA ACTATGGGAAGGCTCCTGGGCCTCGGACGCCGTCTCCCCGGATCCGACGACCGACTCGTACATCGACCCAGACAAAGTGCGCACGATCAAGCACAAGGGGAAATACTTCACGCTCGAGACACCCCACATCGTCGACCCATCTCCGCAGCGGACgccctttctcttccaggcGGGCACGTCTGCAGCAGGCTCGGAGTTTGCGGCCACGCACGCCGAGGCGATCTTCGTCTCGAGCCACTCACCAGCGGTGCTGCGGCCCAAAGTCGACCGGATCCGCCAGCTGGCAGCGGAGAAGGGGCGGGATCCACGGTCGATCAAGGTCTTTGCGACATTCACACCCATCCTGGGCCGCACGGACGAGGAGGCCCGGGCCAAGTacgaggagctgaagaagtacgCGTCCGTGGTTGGGgggctcgtcctcttcagcGGATGGACAGGCATCGACATCTCGCGGATCCCGCTGGACCAAGAGATCACGGCGGCCGACTCGGCAGAGGCGGGCCGGATCGTGAGTATCCTGGACGCGTTCACGACCACGAGCAAGGACATCCCGCGCTGGACGCCGCGGGTGGTGGCGGAGAAGGCGTCGATCGGTGGGCTGGGCCCCGTGGCGATTGGCAGCGCGGCGACGGTGGCGGACGAGATGGAGCGGTGGATCGTGGAGGCGGATCTGGACGGGTTCAACATCGGCCATGTGTCGACGCCGGGGACTTTTGAGGATGTGGTCGAGCTGTTGGTTCCGGAACTGAGGAGACGAGGGCTGTACCCGGAGCAGCCGGCGCAGGACGCAGAGGCCCTGACCGCGCGGGAGAGGGTGTACGGGAAGGGACAGCGGGGGCTGCGAGCAGATCATCCGGGCAGTCGATACAAGTACGATGTATATGAAGATGATGcatga
- a CDS encoding putative MFS transporter Seo1 — translation MASVQRRKWYQIKWFADDDTKEERHLIMKLDLLIVPYAFLAYWTKYMDQSNINNAYVSGLSDDLNLRGNELVHLQTMYTVGAVLGQIPFAYLFTKFPMSWVIPALDISWGVFTLLQYRVTSYGELMAYRFLVGWFEAAFFPGMHYIFGSWYRGDEIGRRGGCFYVGLTLGTLTSSLIQAGTSARLDGVHGLAGWRWMYIICAIITIPIGLLGYVILPGTPDKPNRLVLKQADIELAKRRLQRAGHGVQEHFRWKALVSIAGNWKFWALLLLDIFFWNGSINTTTGGYLLWLKSLKRFSTSRINELNAIAPALGIFYTLFICFSSDLLFGPAWAITIAHTWNIIGLVILVVWDVPQSALWFAFATTYSAVAMSSVLYGWVNSQLRYSAVERAVALIILNAVSQSTTAWTPLLVFKTVEAPRFTKGYSFVLGNAICLVILAHVIQFFAKREEYALCHIFIDTSNRPTGEFQKEQEATPTSATQMKRGILNLVIEQSCRCIQRSSHPRRRMIDLADMQPESMYAGPCVDE, via the exons ATGGCTTCAGTACAACGCAGAAAATGGTATCAGATCAAGTGGTTTGCGGACGATGACACGAAAGAGGAACGGCATCTCATCATGAAGCTGGATCTTCTAATTGTTCCATATGCCTTTCTTGCGTACTGGACCAAATATATGGACCAATCCAATATAA ACAACGCATATGTTTCGGGTCTTTCAGATGATTTGAACCTGCGCGGTAATGAGCTCGTCCATCTGCAGACAATGTACACCGTTGGCGCAGTTCTAGGGCAAATCCCTTTCGCCTATCTCTTCACCAAATTTCCAATGTCCTGGGTCATTCCGGCTTTGGATATTTCATGGGGAGTGTTTACGTTACTGCAGTATCGAGTGACCTCGTACGGGGAGTTGATGGCTTACCGATTTCTCGTCGGGTGGTTTGAA GCTGCATTCTTCCCGGGCATGCATTACATTTTCG GATCTTGGTATCGCGGTGATGAAATCGGCCGGAGAGGCGGCTGCTTTTATGTTGGCCTCACCCTCGGAACATTGACTTCAAGCTTAATCCAAGCTGGGACATCGGCAAGGCTTGACGGCGTCCATGGTCTGGCAGGGTGGCGATGGATGTACATTATCTGTGCAATCATCACCATTCCCATTGGCTTACTGGGATATGTAATCTTACCCGGGACTCCTGACAAGCCGAACAGATTAGTCCTCAAACAGGCGGACATCGAGCTGGCCAAAAGGCGGCTTCAACGAGCAGGACATGGTGTACAAGAACATTTCCGATGGAAGGCGCTCGTGAGCATTGCTGGCAATTGGAAATTTTGGGCTTTACTCCTGCTAGATATTTTCTTCTGGAACGGAAGCATTAACACCACTACAGGAGGCTATCTGCTCTGGCTGAAAAGTCTCAAGAGATTCTCCACCAGTCGCATCAACGAGCTCAACGCGATAGCTCCAGCATTGGGGATCTTCTACACACTCTTCATCTGTTTTTCATCGGATCTTTTGTTCGGTCCAGCCTGGGCTATCACCATCGCACACACTTGGAACATCATTGGGCTGGTGATACTCGTCGTGTGGGATGTTCCCCAGTCCGCGCTCTGGTTTGCATTTGCCACGACCTATTCGGCAGTCGCTATGTCCAGTGTGCTCTACGGCTGGGTTAACAGTCAGCTGCGATACTCCGCTGTTGAACGAGCGGTGGCACTGATCATTTTGAATGCTGTCTCGCAATCAACGACCGCGTGGACGCCCTTGCTCGTCTTCAAGACCGTTGAGGCTCCCCGATTCACTAAAGGGTACTCGTTCGTACTCGGCAACGCCATATGCTTGGTTATACTGGCGCATGTCATTCAGTTCTTCGCGAAACGAGAGGAGTATGCACTCTGTCACATTTTCATTGATACGTCTAACAGACCTACAGGAGAATTTCAAAAAGAGCAGGAGGCAACTCCGACGTCAGCGACTCAGATGAAACGAGGGATATTGAACCTGGTGATAGAGCAATCCTGCAGGTGTATCCAGAGAAGTAGTCACCCACGTCGCAGGATGATAGACTTGGCAGATATGCAGCCTGAAAGTATGTATGCAGGGCCGTGTGTAGACGAATGA
- a CDS encoding dienelactone hydrolase family protein, with product METQQPRSSSSLLTILLPLYLIIGHGAQLLSSIANRSKRYLCASLLGSVKPRSIYAFRPLHCSSVNMSGISKACCSIPPIVAQGYQGKGEYKTINGMKTYVTGPDSASKAIFIVYDIFGFFPQTIQGADILATSSEQKYRVFMPDFFEGKPADITWFPPQTEEHKQKLGNFFQTKAAPPANLPKIPSFVDEANKLAPNGKAFESWSILGYCWGGKIACLSSAKDTKFKAAVQCHPAMVDPNDAKNVTIPMAMLASKDENPKDVEAFGANLKVDHYVETFSTQIHGWMAARSNLEDEEVRKEYERGYKTALSFLQKHA from the exons ATGGAAACACAGCAACCCagatcgtcatcctctctcCTGACCATCCTTCTACCTCTCTATCTGATCATTGGACACGGTGCTCAGCTGCTTTCATCAATTGCGAACCGTTCCAAGCGATATCTTTGTGC GTCTCTCCTCGGATCTGTGAAACCTCGCTCCATTTACGCATTCAGACCGCTCCATTGTTCATCGGTCAACATGTCCGGCATTAGCAAGGCTTGCTGCTC GATCCCTCCCATTGTCGCCCAAGGCTACCAGGGAAAGGGTGAATACAAGACAATCAATGGAATGAAGACAT ACGTTACTGGCCCTGACTCTGCCTCcaaggccatcttcatcgtctaCG acatCTTCGGCTTTTTCCCTCAGACAATCCAAGGCGCTGATATCCTCGCTACCTCGAGCGAGCAGAAATATCGTGTCTTCATGCCTGACTTCTTCGAGGGCAAACCCGCGGACATCACCTGGTTCCCTCCTCAGACCGAAGAACACAAGCAAAAGCTGGGCAATTTCTTCCAAACCAaggctgctcctcctgcaaaTCTGCCCAAGATTCCATCCTTCGTCGACGAAGCGAACAAGCTCGCCCCCAACGGCAAGGCCTTCGAGTCCTGGTCTATCCTCGGATACTGCTGGGGTGGAAAGATCGCGTGCTTGTCCTCTGCCAAGGACACTAAGTTCAAGGCCGCGGTGCAATGCCATCCTGCCATGGTTGATCCCAATGATGCTAAGAATGTCACTATTCCCATGGCCATGTTGGCTTCCAAGGACGAGAATCCCAAGGACGTCGAGGCCTTCGGTGCCAACCTAAAGGTTGATCATTATGTGGAGACCTTCTCGACCCAGATTCATGGCTGGATGGCGGCTCGGTCCAAccttgaggatgaggaagtcCGCAAGGAGTATGAGAGAGGTTACAAGACTGCTTTGAGCTTCCTTCAGAAGCATGCTTAA